From Cannabis sativa cultivar Pink pepper isolate KNU-18-1 chromosome 8, ASM2916894v1, whole genome shotgun sequence, a single genomic window includes:
- the LOC115699473 gene encoding uncharacterized protein LOC115699473 isoform X3, translated as MGGFVARAAIIHPRLRRSAVLTVLTLSSPHQSPPLALQPSLGYYFARVNNEWRKGYEIQTTRTGHYVSDPVLSHVVVISITGGYNDYQVRSKLESLDGIVPPTHGLVISTTGMKNVWLSMEHQAILWCNQLVVQVSHTLLSLTDSRTGQPLAETQKRLSIFSRMLRSAVPHSFKWKMQSHLPFPLKDVKDSDGSLVHSSSSCPSNIHWGDNGLERDLDIQTSTVSVLAMDGRKRWLDIQKLGSNGKSHFMFVTNLAPCTGVRIHLWPEKGKSASKLPGNKRVLEVTSKMVHIPSGPAPKQIEPGSQTEQPPPSAVFLLRPEDMNGFRFLTISVAPRPTISGRPPPAASMAVGQFFNPEEGKLDVSPWFMLQSSYSHKEMFVKEDHPLALNLSFSVSLGLLPATLSLKTAGCGIKYSGLPDEETEDVEKLCKLRCFPPVAFAWDDTSGLHIFLNLFSERIVVDSSPALWSSASSSEKTNVLLLVDPHCSYKTTVAVSFTQVASRFLLVYNSQIVGFSVAVILFALMRQAHAWDLNLPIPSMLTAVESNLRLPLPFFCLAIAPILFALLISFLMSQPLPMVSSFTFVSVICYLLANGSVILLIFISQLVFYVAAVIHIFIKARWQLWEGNACFGFGRLFLSLSTSLSSLKVVRILRVNPTLVTALAAITLASLLHPALGLFVILFSHALCCHTALCSFLMASFCSHVRKSEAFDYKKGDSAEQLSFPFEGTFDQNSPSKEGFSDSPDSSKTYSETQLELFHHRHGLLILHLVATIMFLPSLAAWLQRIGMGESLPWLLDSVLCSGVILHGICNSKPEYNSYMFSFPGIPIREVRLNVIYLIAGYYSYLSGLALAPYRVFYVLAAIGAISFVLRMLQRRYRDKGETHFGTRKHSHRH; from the exons ATGGGTGGTTTTGTCGCTAGAGCTGCAATTATCCATCCTCGTTTGAGAAGATCAGCTGTTTTAACTGTTCTCACACTTTCAAGTCCACACCA ATCACCTCCTCTGGCCTTGCAGCCGTCATTGGGTTACTACTTTGCCCGTGTAAATAACGAATGGAGAAAGGGATATGAGATCCAAACAACTCGAACAGGACATTATGTATCCGATCCTGTACTTTCTCATGTAGTTGTTATATCAATTACTGGTGGTTACAATGATTACCAg GTTCGCTCAAAGTTGGAGTCTCTTGATGGTATAGTGCCTCCCACCCATGGTCTTGTGATCAGTACTACAGGCATGAAAAATGTTTGGTTGTCAATGGAACATCAGGCAATTTTATGGTGTAATCAGCTAGTTGTCCAA GTTTCACACACTCTACTTAGTTTGACAGACTCAAGAACAGGTCAACCATTAGCCGAAACTCAAAAAAGATTGTCCATATTTTCTAGAATGCTGCGAAGCGCTGTACCACACAGTTTCAAGTGGAAGATGCAATCACACTTACCTTTTCCCTTAAAGGATGTGAAGGATTCAGATG GATCTCTAGTGCATTCTTCATCTTCTTGTCCAAGCAATATTCACTGGGGTGATAATGGACTTGAGAGAGACCTAGACATTCAGACCAGCACTGTCTCTGTCTTAGCCATGGATGGTCGAAAGCGGTGGTTGGACATACAGAAATTG GGATCAAATGGGAAAAGCCATTTCATGTTCGTCACAAATCTTGCTCCATGTACTGGAGTTAGAATTCATCTTTGGCCTGAAAAAGGAAAGTCTGCTTCAAAATTACCAGGTAATAAAAGAGTTCTTGAGGTGACATCAAAGATGGTGCACATTCCATCAGGACCAGCGCCAAAACAG ATTGAACCTGGCAGTCAGACTGAGCAACCTCCACCTTCTGCTGTATTTTTGTTGAGACCTGAGGATATGAATGGTTTCAGATTTTTAACCATCTCAGTTGCACCTCGTCCA ACCATTTCAGGTAGACCTCCACCAGCAGCTTCCATGGCAGTTGGACAGTTTTTCAATCCAGAGGAAGGAAAGCTGGATGTCTCTCCTTGGTTCATGCTTCAATCGTCTTATTCTCACAAG GAAATGTTTGTGAAAGAGGACCATCCTCTTGCTTTAAATTTGTCTTTCAGCGTTAGCTTAGGCCTTCTTCCTGCTACCTTGTCTTTGAAGACTGCGGGATGTGGAATAAAATATTCTGGACTTCCAGATGAGGAGACAGAAGATGTTGAAA AGCTGTGCAAATTACGGTGTTTCCCACCTGTAGCATTTGCTTGGGATGACACGTCAGGTCTTCACATATTTCTAAACTTATTCAGTGAGAGAATTGTCGTTGATTCTTCACCAGCATTGTGGAGTTCAGCCTCTAGTTCTGAGAAGACAAATGTTCTGTTGCTG GTAGACCCACATTGTTCATACAAAACTACAGTTGCAGTTTCTTTCACACAAGTTGCAAGTAGATTTTTGCTTGTATATAATTCACAA ATAGTTGGCTTCTCTGTTGCAGTCATCCTTTTTGCTTTGATGCGACAAGCACATGCATGGGATCTTAATCTGCCTATACCTTCGATGCTGACGGCAGTGGAATCAAATTTGAGACTTCCATTGCCATTTTTTTGCCTGGCAATTGCCCCCATTTTGTTTGCCTTGTTAATCTCCTTCCTAATGTCTCAACCACTTCCAATGGTTTCCAGCTTCACCTTTGTTTCTGTGATTTGTTATTTACTCGCAAATGGGTCTGTAATACTTTTGATATTCATATCCCAACTGGTCTTCTACGTAGCCGCTGTCATACATATTTTCATCAAAGCAAG GTGGCAATTATGGGAAGGAaatgcatgctttggatttggtCGATTGTTTTTAAGTCTGTCTACTAGCCTCTCTTCATTGAAG GTGGTGAGGATTTTAAGAGTCAATCCGACCCTTGTCACTGCACTTGCTGCAATTACCTTGGCTAGCTTGCTTCATCCAGCCTTAGGTCTATTTGTTATCCTTTTCTCTCATGCTTTGTGCTGTCATACTGCACTTTGCAG TTTTTTGATGGCTTCGTTTTGCAGCCATGTACGAAAAAGTGAAGCATTTGATTATAAAAAAGGAGATAGTGCAGAGCAACTTAGCTTCCCATTTGAGGGTACATTTGACCAGAATTCCCCTTCGAAAGAGGGATTCTCTGACAGTCCAGACTCTTCAAAAACTTACAGTGAAACACAACTAGAACTATTCCATCATCGACATGGACTGCTAATTTTACATCTCGTGGCCACAATTATGTTTCTTCCATCTCTCGCAGCTTGGTTGCAG AGAATAGGGATGGGAGAGAGTCTCCCTTGGCTTTTGGATTCTGTTCTTTGTTCAGGTGTGATCCTTCATGGCATCTGCAATTCAAAGCCCGAGTACAATTCCTACATGTTCTCTTTCCCTGGAATCCCAATCCGGGAAGTGAGGCTAAACGTTATCTACCTCATCGCTGGGTACTATTCATATCTTTCTGGTCTGGCCTTGGCCCCATATAGAGTTTTTTATGTTTTGGCTGCAATTGGTGCAATTTCCTTTGTTTTGAGAATGTTACAAAGAAGATACAGGGACAAGGGTGAAACACATTTCGGGACCCGAAAGCATTCACATAGGCACTGA
- the LOC115699473 gene encoding uncharacterized protein LOC115699473 isoform X2, with the protein MQGFRAKSRIVGVVILAVWIGLAALYGLLRPIINGCVMTYMYPTYIPISSTGDVSSAKYGLYLYHEGWKKIDYKEHLKKLSGVPVLFIPGNGGSYKQARSMAAESDRAYQGGPLERTFYQEASLTPEEGGLDADIVKLPSQYTSRLDWFAVDLEGEHSAMDGGILEEHTEYVVYAIHRILDQYKESYDARKKEGAAVSGSLPKSVILVGHSMGGFVARAAIIHPRLRRSAVLTVLTLSSPHQSPPLALQPSLGYYFARVNNEWRKGYEIQTTRTGHYVSDPVLSHVVVISITGGYNDYQVRSKLESLDGIVPPTHGLVISTTGMKNVWLSMEHQAILWCNQLVVQVSHTLLSLTDSRTGQPLAETQKRLSIFSRMLRSAVPHSFKWKMQSHLPFPLKDVKDSDGSLVHSSSSCPSNIHWGDNGLERDLDIQTSTVSVLAMDGRKRWLDIQKLGSNGKSHFMFVTNLAPCTGVRIHLWPEKGKSASKLPGNKRVLEVTSKMVHIPSGPAPKQIEPGSQTEQPPPSAVFLLRPEDMNGFRFLTISVAPRPTISGRPPPAASMAVGQFFNPEEGKLDVSPWFMLQSSYSHKEMFVKEDHPLALNLSFSVSLGLLPATLSLKTAGCGIKYSGLPDEETEDVEKLCKLRCFPPVAFAWDDTSGLHIFLNLFSERIVVDSSPALWSSASSSEKTNVLLLVDPHCSYKTTVAVSFTQVASRFLLVYNSQIVGFSVAVILFALMRQAHAWDLNLPIPSMLTAVESNLRLPLPFFCLAIAPILFALLISFLMSQPLPMVSSFTFVSVICYLLANGSVILLIFISQLVFYVAAVIHIFIKARWQLWEGNACFGFGRLFLSLSTSLSSLKVVRILRVNPTLVTALAAITLASLLHPALGLFVILFSHALCCHTALCSHVRKSEAFDYKKGDSAEQLSFPFEGTFDQNSPSKEGFSDSPDSSKTYSETQLELFHHRHGLLILHLVATIMFLPSLAAWLQRIGMGESLPWLLDSVLCSGVILHGICNSKPEYNSYMFSFPGIPIREVRLNVIYLIAGYYSYLSGLALAPYRVFYVLAAIGAISFVLRMLQRRYRDKGETHFGTRKHSHRH; encoded by the exons ATGCAAGGTTTTAGAGCCAAATCTAGGATAGTGGGTGTTGTAATATTAGCTGTGTGGATTGGTTTAGCAGCTTTGTATGGTTTGTTAAGACCCATTATAAATGGTTGTGTTATGACTTACATGTATCCCACATACATACCTATTTCTTCCACTGGAGATGTTTCCTCTGCGAAGTATGGGTTATACTTGTACCATGAAGGTTGGAAGAAAATAGATTACAAGGAGCATCTGAAGAAGCTTAGTGGTGTTCCTGTTCTATTTATTCCAGGAAATGGTGGTAGCTACAAACAGGCAAG ATCGATGGCTGCTGAATCAGACAGGGCATATCAAGGAGGCCCGCTTGAGCGTACATTTTACCAAGAGGCTTCCTTAACTCCTGAAGAGGGAGGTCTAGATGCAGATATTGTTAAACTACCCAGTCAGTATACTAGCAGGCTGGATTGGTTTGCTGTGGATCTTGAAGGAGAGCATTCTGCTATGGATGGTGGTATACTTGAAGAGCACACAGAATATGTGGTGTATGCCATTCACCGG ATCTTAGATCAATACAAGGAATCTTATGATGCTAGAAAAAAAGAAGGTGCCGCGGTCTCTGGATCATTGCCAAAAAGTGTGATATTAGTTGGGCATTCTATGGGTGGTTTTGTCGCTAGAGCTGCAATTATCCATCCTCGTTTGAGAAGATCAGCTGTTTTAACTGTTCTCACACTTTCAAGTCCACACCA ATCACCTCCTCTGGCCTTGCAGCCGTCATTGGGTTACTACTTTGCCCGTGTAAATAACGAATGGAGAAAGGGATATGAGATCCAAACAACTCGAACAGGACATTATGTATCCGATCCTGTACTTTCTCATGTAGTTGTTATATCAATTACTGGTGGTTACAATGATTACCAg GTTCGCTCAAAGTTGGAGTCTCTTGATGGTATAGTGCCTCCCACCCATGGTCTTGTGATCAGTACTACAGGCATGAAAAATGTTTGGTTGTCAATGGAACATCAGGCAATTTTATGGTGTAATCAGCTAGTTGTCCAA GTTTCACACACTCTACTTAGTTTGACAGACTCAAGAACAGGTCAACCATTAGCCGAAACTCAAAAAAGATTGTCCATATTTTCTAGAATGCTGCGAAGCGCTGTACCACACAGTTTCAAGTGGAAGATGCAATCACACTTACCTTTTCCCTTAAAGGATGTGAAGGATTCAGATG GATCTCTAGTGCATTCTTCATCTTCTTGTCCAAGCAATATTCACTGGGGTGATAATGGACTTGAGAGAGACCTAGACATTCAGACCAGCACTGTCTCTGTCTTAGCCATGGATGGTCGAAAGCGGTGGTTGGACATACAGAAATTG GGATCAAATGGGAAAAGCCATTTCATGTTCGTCACAAATCTTGCTCCATGTACTGGAGTTAGAATTCATCTTTGGCCTGAAAAAGGAAAGTCTGCTTCAAAATTACCAGGTAATAAAAGAGTTCTTGAGGTGACATCAAAGATGGTGCACATTCCATCAGGACCAGCGCCAAAACAG ATTGAACCTGGCAGTCAGACTGAGCAACCTCCACCTTCTGCTGTATTTTTGTTGAGACCTGAGGATATGAATGGTTTCAGATTTTTAACCATCTCAGTTGCACCTCGTCCA ACCATTTCAGGTAGACCTCCACCAGCAGCTTCCATGGCAGTTGGACAGTTTTTCAATCCAGAGGAAGGAAAGCTGGATGTCTCTCCTTGGTTCATGCTTCAATCGTCTTATTCTCACAAG GAAATGTTTGTGAAAGAGGACCATCCTCTTGCTTTAAATTTGTCTTTCAGCGTTAGCTTAGGCCTTCTTCCTGCTACCTTGTCTTTGAAGACTGCGGGATGTGGAATAAAATATTCTGGACTTCCAGATGAGGAGACAGAAGATGTTGAAA AGCTGTGCAAATTACGGTGTTTCCCACCTGTAGCATTTGCTTGGGATGACACGTCAGGTCTTCACATATTTCTAAACTTATTCAGTGAGAGAATTGTCGTTGATTCTTCACCAGCATTGTGGAGTTCAGCCTCTAGTTCTGAGAAGACAAATGTTCTGTTGCTG GTAGACCCACATTGTTCATACAAAACTACAGTTGCAGTTTCTTTCACACAAGTTGCAAGTAGATTTTTGCTTGTATATAATTCACAA ATAGTTGGCTTCTCTGTTGCAGTCATCCTTTTTGCTTTGATGCGACAAGCACATGCATGGGATCTTAATCTGCCTATACCTTCGATGCTGACGGCAGTGGAATCAAATTTGAGACTTCCATTGCCATTTTTTTGCCTGGCAATTGCCCCCATTTTGTTTGCCTTGTTAATCTCCTTCCTAATGTCTCAACCACTTCCAATGGTTTCCAGCTTCACCTTTGTTTCTGTGATTTGTTATTTACTCGCAAATGGGTCTGTAATACTTTTGATATTCATATCCCAACTGGTCTTCTACGTAGCCGCTGTCATACATATTTTCATCAAAGCAAG GTGGCAATTATGGGAAGGAaatgcatgctttggatttggtCGATTGTTTTTAAGTCTGTCTACTAGCCTCTCTTCATTGAAG GTGGTGAGGATTTTAAGAGTCAATCCGACCCTTGTCACTGCACTTGCTGCAATTACCTTGGCTAGCTTGCTTCATCCAGCCTTAGGTCTATTTGTTATCCTTTTCTCTCATGCTTTGTGCTGTCATACTGCACTTTGCAG CCATGTACGAAAAAGTGAAGCATTTGATTATAAAAAAGGAGATAGTGCAGAGCAACTTAGCTTCCCATTTGAGGGTACATTTGACCAGAATTCCCCTTCGAAAGAGGGATTCTCTGACAGTCCAGACTCTTCAAAAACTTACAGTGAAACACAACTAGAACTATTCCATCATCGACATGGACTGCTAATTTTACATCTCGTGGCCACAATTATGTTTCTTCCATCTCTCGCAGCTTGGTTGCAG AGAATAGGGATGGGAGAGAGTCTCCCTTGGCTTTTGGATTCTGTTCTTTGTTCAGGTGTGATCCTTCATGGCATCTGCAATTCAAAGCCCGAGTACAATTCCTACATGTTCTCTTTCCCTGGAATCCCAATCCGGGAAGTGAGGCTAAACGTTATCTACCTCATCGCTGGGTACTATTCATATCTTTCTGGTCTGGCCTTGGCCCCATATAGAGTTTTTTATGTTTTGGCTGCAATTGGTGCAATTTCCTTTGTTTTGAGAATGTTACAAAGAAGATACAGGGACAAGGGTGAAACACATTTCGGGACCCGAAAGCATTCACATAGGCACTGA
- the LOC115699473 gene encoding uncharacterized protein LOC115699473 isoform X1, whose protein sequence is MQGFRAKSRIVGVVILAVWIGLAALYGLLRPIINGCVMTYMYPTYIPISSTGDVSSAKYGLYLYHEGWKKIDYKEHLKKLSGVPVLFIPGNGGSYKQARSMAAESDRAYQGGPLERTFYQEASLTPEEGGLDADIVKLPSQYTSRLDWFAVDLEGEHSAMDGGILEEHTEYVVYAIHRILDQYKESYDARKKEGAAVSGSLPKSVILVGHSMGGFVARAAIIHPRLRRSAVLTVLTLSSPHQSPPLALQPSLGYYFARVNNEWRKGYEIQTTRTGHYVSDPVLSHVVVISITGGYNDYQVRSKLESLDGIVPPTHGLVISTTGMKNVWLSMEHQAILWCNQLVVQVSHTLLSLTDSRTGQPLAETQKRLSIFSRMLRSAVPHSFKWKMQSHLPFPLKDVKDSDGSLVHSSSSCPSNIHWGDNGLERDLDIQTSTVSVLAMDGRKRWLDIQKLGSNGKSHFMFVTNLAPCTGVRIHLWPEKGKSASKLPGNKRVLEVTSKMVHIPSGPAPKQIEPGSQTEQPPPSAVFLLRPEDMNGFRFLTISVAPRPTISGRPPPAASMAVGQFFNPEEGKLDVSPWFMLQSSYSHKEMFVKEDHPLALNLSFSVSLGLLPATLSLKTAGCGIKYSGLPDEETEDVEKLCKLRCFPPVAFAWDDTSGLHIFLNLFSERIVVDSSPALWSSASSSEKTNVLLLVDPHCSYKTTVAVSFTQVASRFLLVYNSQIVGFSVAVILFALMRQAHAWDLNLPIPSMLTAVESNLRLPLPFFCLAIAPILFALLISFLMSQPLPMVSSFTFVSVICYLLANGSVILLIFISQLVFYVAAVIHIFIKARWQLWEGNACFGFGRLFLSLSTSLSSLKVVRILRVNPTLVTALAAITLASLLHPALGLFVILFSHALCCHTALCSFLMASFCSHVRKSEAFDYKKGDSAEQLSFPFEGTFDQNSPSKEGFSDSPDSSKTYSETQLELFHHRHGLLILHLVATIMFLPSLAAWLQRIGMGESLPWLLDSVLCSGVILHGICNSKPEYNSYMFSFPGIPIREVRLNVIYLIAGYYSYLSGLALAPYRVFYVLAAIGAISFVLRMLQRRYRDKGETHFGTRKHSHRH, encoded by the exons ATGCAAGGTTTTAGAGCCAAATCTAGGATAGTGGGTGTTGTAATATTAGCTGTGTGGATTGGTTTAGCAGCTTTGTATGGTTTGTTAAGACCCATTATAAATGGTTGTGTTATGACTTACATGTATCCCACATACATACCTATTTCTTCCACTGGAGATGTTTCCTCTGCGAAGTATGGGTTATACTTGTACCATGAAGGTTGGAAGAAAATAGATTACAAGGAGCATCTGAAGAAGCTTAGTGGTGTTCCTGTTCTATTTATTCCAGGAAATGGTGGTAGCTACAAACAGGCAAG ATCGATGGCTGCTGAATCAGACAGGGCATATCAAGGAGGCCCGCTTGAGCGTACATTTTACCAAGAGGCTTCCTTAACTCCTGAAGAGGGAGGTCTAGATGCAGATATTGTTAAACTACCCAGTCAGTATACTAGCAGGCTGGATTGGTTTGCTGTGGATCTTGAAGGAGAGCATTCTGCTATGGATGGTGGTATACTTGAAGAGCACACAGAATATGTGGTGTATGCCATTCACCGG ATCTTAGATCAATACAAGGAATCTTATGATGCTAGAAAAAAAGAAGGTGCCGCGGTCTCTGGATCATTGCCAAAAAGTGTGATATTAGTTGGGCATTCTATGGGTGGTTTTGTCGCTAGAGCTGCAATTATCCATCCTCGTTTGAGAAGATCAGCTGTTTTAACTGTTCTCACACTTTCAAGTCCACACCA ATCACCTCCTCTGGCCTTGCAGCCGTCATTGGGTTACTACTTTGCCCGTGTAAATAACGAATGGAGAAAGGGATATGAGATCCAAACAACTCGAACAGGACATTATGTATCCGATCCTGTACTTTCTCATGTAGTTGTTATATCAATTACTGGTGGTTACAATGATTACCAg GTTCGCTCAAAGTTGGAGTCTCTTGATGGTATAGTGCCTCCCACCCATGGTCTTGTGATCAGTACTACAGGCATGAAAAATGTTTGGTTGTCAATGGAACATCAGGCAATTTTATGGTGTAATCAGCTAGTTGTCCAA GTTTCACACACTCTACTTAGTTTGACAGACTCAAGAACAGGTCAACCATTAGCCGAAACTCAAAAAAGATTGTCCATATTTTCTAGAATGCTGCGAAGCGCTGTACCACACAGTTTCAAGTGGAAGATGCAATCACACTTACCTTTTCCCTTAAAGGATGTGAAGGATTCAGATG GATCTCTAGTGCATTCTTCATCTTCTTGTCCAAGCAATATTCACTGGGGTGATAATGGACTTGAGAGAGACCTAGACATTCAGACCAGCACTGTCTCTGTCTTAGCCATGGATGGTCGAAAGCGGTGGTTGGACATACAGAAATTG GGATCAAATGGGAAAAGCCATTTCATGTTCGTCACAAATCTTGCTCCATGTACTGGAGTTAGAATTCATCTTTGGCCTGAAAAAGGAAAGTCTGCTTCAAAATTACCAGGTAATAAAAGAGTTCTTGAGGTGACATCAAAGATGGTGCACATTCCATCAGGACCAGCGCCAAAACAG ATTGAACCTGGCAGTCAGACTGAGCAACCTCCACCTTCTGCTGTATTTTTGTTGAGACCTGAGGATATGAATGGTTTCAGATTTTTAACCATCTCAGTTGCACCTCGTCCA ACCATTTCAGGTAGACCTCCACCAGCAGCTTCCATGGCAGTTGGACAGTTTTTCAATCCAGAGGAAGGAAAGCTGGATGTCTCTCCTTGGTTCATGCTTCAATCGTCTTATTCTCACAAG GAAATGTTTGTGAAAGAGGACCATCCTCTTGCTTTAAATTTGTCTTTCAGCGTTAGCTTAGGCCTTCTTCCTGCTACCTTGTCTTTGAAGACTGCGGGATGTGGAATAAAATATTCTGGACTTCCAGATGAGGAGACAGAAGATGTTGAAA AGCTGTGCAAATTACGGTGTTTCCCACCTGTAGCATTTGCTTGGGATGACACGTCAGGTCTTCACATATTTCTAAACTTATTCAGTGAGAGAATTGTCGTTGATTCTTCACCAGCATTGTGGAGTTCAGCCTCTAGTTCTGAGAAGACAAATGTTCTGTTGCTG GTAGACCCACATTGTTCATACAAAACTACAGTTGCAGTTTCTTTCACACAAGTTGCAAGTAGATTTTTGCTTGTATATAATTCACAA ATAGTTGGCTTCTCTGTTGCAGTCATCCTTTTTGCTTTGATGCGACAAGCACATGCATGGGATCTTAATCTGCCTATACCTTCGATGCTGACGGCAGTGGAATCAAATTTGAGACTTCCATTGCCATTTTTTTGCCTGGCAATTGCCCCCATTTTGTTTGCCTTGTTAATCTCCTTCCTAATGTCTCAACCACTTCCAATGGTTTCCAGCTTCACCTTTGTTTCTGTGATTTGTTATTTACTCGCAAATGGGTCTGTAATACTTTTGATATTCATATCCCAACTGGTCTTCTACGTAGCCGCTGTCATACATATTTTCATCAAAGCAAG GTGGCAATTATGGGAAGGAaatgcatgctttggatttggtCGATTGTTTTTAAGTCTGTCTACTAGCCTCTCTTCATTGAAG GTGGTGAGGATTTTAAGAGTCAATCCGACCCTTGTCACTGCACTTGCTGCAATTACCTTGGCTAGCTTGCTTCATCCAGCCTTAGGTCTATTTGTTATCCTTTTCTCTCATGCTTTGTGCTGTCATACTGCACTTTGCAG TTTTTTGATGGCTTCGTTTTGCAGCCATGTACGAAAAAGTGAAGCATTTGATTATAAAAAAGGAGATAGTGCAGAGCAACTTAGCTTCCCATTTGAGGGTACATTTGACCAGAATTCCCCTTCGAAAGAGGGATTCTCTGACAGTCCAGACTCTTCAAAAACTTACAGTGAAACACAACTAGAACTATTCCATCATCGACATGGACTGCTAATTTTACATCTCGTGGCCACAATTATGTTTCTTCCATCTCTCGCAGCTTGGTTGCAG AGAATAGGGATGGGAGAGAGTCTCCCTTGGCTTTTGGATTCTGTTCTTTGTTCAGGTGTGATCCTTCATGGCATCTGCAATTCAAAGCCCGAGTACAATTCCTACATGTTCTCTTTCCCTGGAATCCCAATCCGGGAAGTGAGGCTAAACGTTATCTACCTCATCGCTGGGTACTATTCATATCTTTCTGGTCTGGCCTTGGCCCCATATAGAGTTTTTTATGTTTTGGCTGCAATTGGTGCAATTTCCTTTGTTTTGAGAATGTTACAAAGAAGATACAGGGACAAGGGTGAAACACATTTCGGGACCCGAAAGCATTCACATAGGCACTGA